From Watersipora subatra chromosome 2, tzWatSuba1.1, whole genome shotgun sequence, one genomic window encodes:
- the LOC137387477 gene encoding kelch domain-containing protein 1-like → MPMATSEEPFTCKDYHSIVWKVGDSKTEVKPTAREGHCSCVIRDALYVFGGVSIDSDEQAHENADLWRFDLTEGKWTEVACASASEKPMSRSAATMVAVNNKLYLFGGLNHSIGWLDNLFVFDIETSCWFEEDEYTGDMPSPREKLSSAVIGNKVWLFGGFGPQLPQRGPLDLEDDEDLSSDDEIGRLERQQEAVQLGWFDQLHEYDTEAKVWAQPMQLSMGKPSPRCATSMVAHNSTLVIFGGRDAEGRLNDLHFFNTETRKWNKERDIKGAVPACRSFHSAALCGSGAMAVTGGRSVDDQHFADVYLFNLDSSSWKQIDSVGLSARGCHTMNSIGEKLVVFGGSSSYSASQQHCDVFHNDLLIAELHQAENGTSDGTPTKIRKVA, encoded by the exons ATGCCAATGGCTACTAGCGAAGAGCCGTTTACATGCAAGGATTACCATAGCATCGTTTGGAAG GTTGGTGATAGTAAGACGGAAGTAAAGCCAACAGCACGAGAAGGCCACTGTTCATGTGTCATCAGAGATGCTCTATATGTTTTTGGTGGAGTCTCAATTGACTCAGATGAGCAGGCGCATGAGAATGCTGACCTCTGGAGATTTGATTTGA CGGAAGGAAAGTGGACAGAAGTCGCTTGTGCATCAGCCAGTGAGAAGCCCATGTCAAGGTCAGCCGCTACCATGGTTGCCGTGAATAACAAGCTTTATCTCTTTGGTGGTCTCAACCACTCCATTGGTTGGCTAGACAACCTCTTTGTGTTTGATATAG AGACCAGCTGCTGGTTTGAGGAGGATGAATACACAGGTGACATGCCCTCTCCTCGGGAGAAACTTTCATCAGctgtgattggcaacaaggtgtGGCTGTTTGGAGGCTTTGGACCACAGCTACCCCAGCGGGGCCCTCTTGACCTTGAAGATGAT GAAGATTTATCTAGTGACGATGAGATTGGGAGGCTTGAGCGGCAGCAGGAGGCAGTTCAACTTGGTTGGTTTGACCAACTGCATGAATATGACACAGAGGCAAAAGTTTGGGCCCAGCCCATGCAGCTGAGCATGGGCAAACCTAGCCCAAGATGTGCAACCAGCATGGTTGCACACAACTCCACTCTTG TAATATTTGGTGGAAGAGATGCTGAAGGGAGGTTAAACGATTTGCACTTCTTCAACACCG AAACAAGGAAGTGGAACAAAGAGAGGGACATCAAGGGCGCCGTCCCAGCCTGCCGATCTTTTCATTCAGCAGCCCTTTGTGGATCTGGTGCTATGGCTGTGACGGGTGGTAGGTCTGTCGATGATCAGCATTTTGCTGATGTCTACTTATTTAACCTTG ATAGCAGCTCGTGGAAGCAGATTGATAGTGTAGGATTGTCTGCCAGGGGCTGCCATACAATGAACTCTATCGGAGAAAAACTTGTTGTGTTCGGTGGCTCAAGCTCATACAGTGCATCACAACAGCACTGTGACGTCTTTCACAATGATCTCCTAATTGCTGAACTCCATCAGGCTGAGAATG GCACAAGTGATGGAACACCAACGAAGATACGAAAAGTTGCCTGA